In Herbaspirillum sp. WKF16, one genomic interval encodes:
- the ccoN gene encoding cytochrome-c oxidase, cbb3-type subunit I yields the protein MSKENSYNYKVVRQFSVATILWGVVGMLVGVIIAAQLAWPELNMGIPWLSFGRLRPLHTNAVIFAFGGSALMATSYYVVQRTCQVRLFSDFLAAFTFWGWQVVIVGAAVTLPLGMTRGKEYAELEWPLTILIAVVWVAYAVVFFGTLLKRRVQHIYVANWFYGAFILAVALLHIVNGATMPATLTKSYSVYSGAQDAMIQWWYGHNAVGFFLTAGFLGMMYYFIPKQVNRPVYSYRLSIVHFWALIFTYMWAGPHHLHYTALPDWTQSLGMVFSLILLAPSWGGMINGMMTLSGAWHQLRTDPILKFLVVSLSFYGMATFEGPMMAIKTVNALSHYTDWTIGHVHSGALGWVGFITMGSMYYLIPRLSGKTQMWSKDLIEIHFWVATIGIVLYIAAMWIAGVMQGLMWRAVNSDGTLTYTFVESVKATYPYYVIRLMGGLMYLSGMLVMAYNTWRTMRGTTLAVAPIPAVANAAH from the coding sequence GTGAGCAAAGAAAATAGCTACAACTACAAGGTAGTTCGCCAGTTTTCCGTGGCGACCATCCTGTGGGGCGTAGTCGGTATGCTGGTCGGCGTCATCATCGCCGCCCAGCTGGCATGGCCTGAACTGAACATGGGGATTCCCTGGCTGAGCTTCGGCCGGCTGCGGCCCCTGCATACCAATGCGGTGATCTTCGCGTTCGGCGGCAGCGCGCTGATGGCGACGTCCTATTACGTCGTCCAGCGCACCTGCCAGGTGCGGCTGTTCTCCGACTTCCTGGCCGCCTTCACCTTCTGGGGATGGCAGGTGGTGATCGTCGGCGCGGCCGTCACGCTGCCGCTGGGAATGACGCGCGGCAAGGAATACGCCGAGCTGGAATGGCCCCTGACCATCCTGATCGCGGTGGTGTGGGTGGCCTACGCGGTGGTGTTCTTCGGGACTCTCCTCAAACGCCGCGTGCAGCACATCTACGTGGCCAACTGGTTCTACGGCGCCTTCATCCTGGCCGTGGCGCTGCTGCACATCGTCAACGGCGCCACCATGCCGGCCACGCTGACCAAGTCCTACTCGGTCTACAGCGGCGCGCAGGATGCGATGATCCAGTGGTGGTACGGCCACAACGCGGTGGGCTTCTTCCTGACCGCGGGCTTCCTGGGCATGATGTATTACTTCATTCCCAAGCAGGTCAACCGCCCGGTGTATTCCTACCGCCTGTCGATCGTGCACTTCTGGGCGCTGATCTTCACCTACATGTGGGCCGGCCCGCACCATCTGCACTACACCGCGCTGCCCGACTGGACCCAGTCGCTGGGCATGGTGTTCTCGCTGATCCTGCTGGCGCCGTCCTGGGGCGGCATGATCAACGGCATGATGACCCTCTCGGGCGCCTGGCACCAGCTGCGCACCGATCCCATCCTGAAGTTCCTGGTGGTGTCGCTGTCGTTCTACGGCATGGCCACCTTCGAGGGCCCGATGATGGCCATCAAGACCGTCAACGCGCTGTCGCACTACACCGACTGGACCATCGGCCACGTGCACTCCGGCGCGCTGGGCTGGGTGGGCTTCATCACCATGGGTTCGATGTACTACCTGATCCCGCGCCTGTCGGGCAAGACCCAGATGTGGAGCAAGGACCTCATCGAAATCCATTTCTGGGTGGCCACCATCGGCATCGTGCTGTACATCGCCGCGATGTGGATCGCCGGCGTGATGCAGGGCCTGATGTGGCGCGCGGTCAACAGCGACGGCACGCTGACCTACACCTTCGTGGAAAGCGTCAAGGCGACCTATCCGTACTACGTCATCCGCCTGATGGGCGGCCTGATGTACCTGTCCGGCATGCTGGTCATGGCTTACAACACCTGGCGCACGATGCGCGGCACCACGCTGGCCGTTGCGCCGATTCCGGCTGTCGCCAACGCTGCGCACTGA
- the ccoG gene encoding cytochrome c oxidase accessory protein CcoG: MEEAVMTPRQDKQGKQDKDAEPAGGSGPRQGKDEYAVIRMYEAREQIYPREIKGRYASLRWLCVFLTQLVFYGMPWINWNGRQAVLFDLAARKFYLFGLVLWPQDFIWLAALLIICAFGLFLFTAVAGRVWCGYACPQTVYTEIFMWIERRIEGARSARMRLDRQPWSFEKLWRKSAKHLAWGALALWTGLSFVGYFSPMRELLPELAAFAFGPWELFWILFYALATYGNAGWMREQVCKYMCPYARFQSAMFDRDSLIITYDGARGEPRMPQAKAARLGAGAPAGDCIDCTLCVQVCPTGIDIREGLQYMCIGCAACVDACDSVMDKIKRPRGLIRYSTENAVEQGLPASAIRRRLLRPRILIYTAILGAVAALFAGSLWVRTPVKLDVIRDRGSMGREVEDGIIENVYRLQIINTDERGHRYRITATGIAGLAVAPADAIDIAATQTLSVPVRVRAPHGAGESGSNKIRFELRDEEDPTLRVSEKAVFIVPRP; this comes from the coding sequence ATGGAAGAAGCCGTGATGACACCCAGGCAAGACAAGCAAGGCAAGCAAGACAAGGATGCGGAGCCGGCCGGCGGCTCCGGCCCCAGGCAGGGCAAGGACGAATACGCGGTCATCCGCATGTACGAGGCGCGCGAGCAGATCTATCCGCGCGAGATCAAGGGACGCTACGCCAGCCTGCGCTGGCTTTGCGTGTTTTTGACGCAGCTGGTGTTCTACGGCATGCCGTGGATCAACTGGAACGGTCGCCAGGCGGTGCTGTTCGACCTGGCCGCGCGCAAGTTCTACCTGTTCGGCCTGGTGCTGTGGCCGCAGGATTTCATCTGGCTGGCGGCGCTGCTGATCATCTGCGCCTTCGGCCTGTTCCTCTTTACCGCCGTGGCCGGGCGCGTCTGGTGCGGCTATGCCTGCCCGCAGACGGTCTACACCGAAATCTTCATGTGGATCGAGCGCCGCATCGAGGGCGCCCGCAGCGCGCGCATGCGCCTGGACCGCCAGCCCTGGTCGTTCGAGAAGCTGTGGCGCAAGTCGGCCAAGCACCTGGCCTGGGGCGCGCTGGCGCTGTGGACCGGGCTGAGCTTCGTCGGTTACTTCTCGCCGATGCGCGAGCTGCTGCCCGAGCTGGCCGCCTTCGCCTTCGGCCCGTGGGAGCTGTTCTGGATCCTGTTCTATGCGCTGGCCACCTACGGCAACGCCGGCTGGATGCGCGAGCAGGTGTGCAAGTACATGTGCCCCTATGCGCGCTTCCAGAGCGCCATGTTCGACCGCGACTCGCTGATCATCACCTATGACGGCGCCCGCGGCGAGCCGCGCATGCCGCAGGCCAAGGCCGCCAGGCTCGGCGCCGGCGCGCCCGCCGGCGATTGCATCGACTGCACGCTGTGCGTGCAGGTCTGCCCGACCGGCATCGACATCCGCGAAGGCCTGCAATACATGTGCATCGGTTGCGCCGCCTGCGTGGATGCCTGCGACAGCGTGATGGACAAGATCAAGCGCCCGCGCGGCCTGATCCGCTACTCCACCGAGAACGCGGTGGAGCAGGGCTTGCCGGCATCGGCGATCCGGCGCCGCCTGCTGCGCCCGCGCATCCTGATCTATACCGCGATCCTGGGCGCGGTGGCGGCCTTGTTCGCCGGCTCGCTGTGGGTGCGCACGCCGGTCAAGCTGGACGTGATCCGCGACCGCGGCTCGATGGGGCGCGAGGTGGAAGACGGCATCATCGAGAACGTCTACCGCCTGCAGATCATCAACACCGACGAACGCGGCCATCGTTATCGCATCACGGCCACCGGCATCGCCGGGCTGGCGGTGGCGCCGGCTGACGCCATCGACATCGCCGCGACCCAGACCCTGTCGGTGCCGGTGCGCGTGCGCGCGCCGCACGGAGCCGGCGAGAGCGGCTCCAACAAAATCCGTTTCGAACTGCGGGACGAAGAGGACCCCACGCTGCGTGTGAGCGAAAAGGCGGTCTTCATCGTGCCGCGCCCCTGA
- the hemN gene encoding oxygen-independent coproporphyrinogen III oxidase gives MHVAHPSTLHNAASLAGMSKAVLRKMDQRGPRYTSYPTADRFSSEFAVKDYLHAVSDRRSMGAWRALSLYLHIPFCDTICYYCACNKIVTKNRAKAALYLSYLKREIAMQGSLFSGMNQVEQLHFGGGTPTYLSDEQMGDLMEHIRKSFTLAPDQVGEYSIEIDPRTVSVARVHALRAQGFNRISLGVQDFDPEVQRAVNRVQSEEQTLEIMRAAREAGFRSISIDLIYGLPKQNVMSMSRTLAKVIAASPDRIAVYNYAHMPQLFKTQRQINEDDLPSADSKLDMLSLCIRQLTTAGYVYIGMDHFAKPTDDLAIAQQQGRLHRNFQGYSTHSESDLVACGVSAISAVGGSYSQNEKTLDDYYARLENATLPIARGIQLGMDDVLRRLIIQRLMCNFELSINSLEIAYPIVFREYFAAEVEKLKALEEDGLIKIEPEWITVEPKGRLLIRNICMVFDRYLKEDREKAAPQRYSQTV, from the coding sequence ATGCACGTCGCCCATCCGTCCACCCTGCACAATGCCGCCAGCCTGGCCGGCATGAGCAAAGCCGTGCTGCGCAAGATGGACCAGCGCGGCCCGCGCTACACCTCCTATCCGACCGCCGACCGCTTCTCCAGCGAATTCGCCGTGAAGGATTACCTGCACGCGGTGTCGGACCGGCGCAGCATGGGCGCCTGGCGCGCGCTGTCGCTGTACCTGCACATTCCATTCTGCGACACCATCTGCTACTACTGCGCCTGCAACAAGATCGTCACCAAGAACCGCGCCAAGGCCGCGCTCTACCTGAGCTACCTCAAGCGCGAGATCGCCATGCAGGGCTCGCTGTTCTCGGGCATGAACCAGGTCGAGCAGTTGCACTTCGGCGGCGGCACGCCGACCTACCTGTCGGACGAGCAGATGGGCGACCTGATGGAGCACATCCGCAAGAGCTTCACGCTGGCGCCCGACCAGGTGGGCGAATACTCGATCGAGATCGATCCGCGCACGGTGTCGGTGGCGCGCGTGCACGCGCTGCGCGCGCAGGGCTTCAACCGCATCAGCCTGGGCGTGCAGGACTTCGATCCCGAGGTGCAGCGCGCGGTCAACCGCGTGCAGTCCGAGGAGCAGACGCTGGAGATCATGCGCGCCGCGCGCGAAGCGGGATTCCGCTCGATCAGCATCGACCTGATCTACGGCTTGCCCAAGCAGAACGTGATGTCGATGTCGCGCACCCTGGCCAAGGTGATCGCCGCCAGCCCGGACCGCATCGCCGTCTACAACTACGCGCACATGCCGCAGCTGTTCAAGACCCAGCGCCAGATCAACGAGGACGACCTGCCCAGCGCCGACAGCAAGCTCGACATGCTGTCGCTGTGCATCCGCCAGCTGACCACGGCCGGTTACGTCTACATCGGCATGGATCACTTCGCCAAGCCCACCGACGACCTCGCCATCGCCCAGCAGCAGGGCCGGCTGCACCGCAATTTCCAGGGCTATTCCACGCACTCCGAGAGCGACCTGGTGGCCTGCGGCGTCTCGGCCATCAGCGCCGTGGGCGGCAGCTACAGCCAGAACGAGAAGACCCTGGACGACTATTACGCGCGCCTGGAAAACGCCACGCTGCCGATCGCCCGCGGCATCCAGCTGGGCATGGACGACGTGTTGCGGCGCCTGATCATCCAGCGCCTGATGTGCAACTTCGAACTGTCGATCAACTCGCTGGAGATCGCCTATCCCATCGTCTTTCGCGAATACTTCGCGGCCGAGGTGGAGAAGCTCAAGGCGCTGGAAGAGGACGGCCTGATCAAGATCGAGCCGGAGTGGATCACCGTCGAGCCCAAGGGCCGCCTCCTGATCCGCAACATCTGCATGGTGTTCGACCGCTACCTGAAGGAAGACCGCGAGAAGGCCGCGCCGCAGCGATATTCGCAGACGGTCTGA
- a CDS encoding cbb3-type cytochrome oxidase subunit 3 has translation MTEFFTDARSMITLVSFITFVGIIWWTYVSHKPADFTQAEMLPFADGDVGQPAAAASEAEVRHG, from the coding sequence ATGACTGAATTTTTCACTGATGCGCGCAGCATGATCACGCTGGTCAGCTTCATCACCTTCGTCGGCATCATCTGGTGGACCTACGTCAGCCACAAGCCAGCCGATTTCACGCAGGCGGAGATGCTGCCCTTCGCCGACGGCGACGTCGGCCAGCCGGCCGCGGCGGCTTCCGAAGCGGAGGTGCGCCATGGCTGA
- the ccoS gene encoding cbb3-type cytochrome oxidase assembly protein CcoS — translation MEALYLLIPMSTVLVFLAIWVFFRASDSGQFDDLEGPALRILHDDDGVVAVAPDDTVLR, via the coding sequence ATGGAAGCGCTTTATTTGTTGATACCCATGAGTACGGTGCTGGTGTTCCTGGCGATCTGGGTGTTTTTCCGGGCCAGCGACAGCGGGCAGTTCGACGATCTCGAGGGGCCGGCCTTGCGGATCTTGCATGACGATGACGGCGTCGTCGCGGTTGCGCCGGATGACACCGTTCTTCGCTGA
- the ccoP gene encoding cytochrome-c oxidase, cbb3-type subunit III, whose amino-acid sequence MADFTSGFWNIWIIVLTVLGIVGCGLLLWQQSTWKVKKGEQPVAGSTTGHVWDEDLTELNNPLPRWWMWLFYLTIFFSVGYLVVYPGLGNFAGTFGWQSTGEHDQDVKEANAKYGPLFDGFMKQDLKAVAADPQAHAIGERLFLTYCAQCHGSDARGNKGFPNLTDDDWLHGGAPETIKETIMKGRHGVMPSMAAAVGTDKDVDNVANYVLSLSESTHDPIKAELGKAKFGACMACHGAGGKGNQAIGAPNLSDKIWLYGGSIDTIKETINKGRDNTMPAFGEFLGEPKVHVLAAYVWSLSNRPSNATAK is encoded by the coding sequence ATGGCTGATTTCACCAGCGGTTTCTGGAACATCTGGATCATCGTCCTGACGGTGCTGGGCATCGTCGGCTGCGGCCTGCTGCTGTGGCAGCAGTCGACCTGGAAGGTGAAGAAGGGCGAGCAGCCGGTCGCCGGCTCCACCACCGGGCACGTCTGGGACGAAGACCTGACCGAGCTGAACAACCCGCTGCCGCGCTGGTGGATGTGGTTGTTCTACCTGACCATCTTCTTCTCGGTGGGCTACCTGGTGGTGTATCCCGGCCTGGGCAATTTCGCCGGCACCTTCGGCTGGCAGTCGACCGGCGAGCACGACCAGGACGTGAAGGAGGCAAACGCCAAGTACGGCCCGCTGTTCGACGGCTTCATGAAGCAGGACCTGAAGGCGGTGGCCGCCGATCCGCAGGCCCACGCCATCGGCGAGCGCCTGTTCCTGACCTACTGCGCGCAGTGCCACGGTTCGGATGCCCGCGGCAACAAGGGCTTCCCCAACCTGACCGACGACGACTGGCTGCACGGCGGCGCGCCCGAGACCATCAAGGAAACCATCATGAAGGGACGCCACGGCGTGATGCCTTCGATGGCCGCCGCGGTGGGCACCGACAAGGATGTCGACAACGTCGCCAACTACGTGCTGAGCCTGTCGGAGTCGACGCATGACCCGATCAAGGCCGAGTTGGGCAAGGCCAAGTTCGGCGCCTGCATGGCCTGCCACGGCGCCGGCGGCAAGGGCAACCAGGCCATCGGCGCGCCCAACCTGTCGGACAAGATCTGGCTCTACGGCGGCAGCATCGACACCATCAAGGAAACCATCAACAAGGGCCGGGACAACACCATGCCGGCCTTCGGCGAGTTCCTCGGCGAACCCAAGGTGCACGTGCTGGCGGCCTATGTGTGGAGCCTCTCCAACAGGCCGAGCAATGCGACAGCGAAGTAA
- a CDS encoding sulfite exporter TauE/SafE family protein codes for MNLLPIFLVGLMGSVHCIGMCGGIVGALSSAAPGRGAQAAPSLLRYAPSAAGASARIISIHPSPVARDSAIAQDLARVLCYNLGRLSSYAAAGALAGGIAAGLLRGADVLGWLAPAQQLAYAAANLVLVLLGLYLTQWWGALARIERLGQGLWAAVRPLAARFIPVDTPAKALALGGLWGWLPCGMVYSALLTALMAGSAVDGALTMLAFGAGTLPVLLAAGISGARLRRLASRPAWRRAAGIVVLAFGVLGLLRAADIGGLGIARGWIDVFCASPAHGSGQ; via the coding sequence GTGAACCTGCTGCCGATCTTCCTGGTGGGGCTGATGGGAAGCGTCCATTGCATCGGCATGTGCGGCGGCATCGTCGGCGCGCTCAGTTCGGCCGCGCCGGGGCGGGGCGCGCAAGCCGCGCCTTCCCTCCTGCGCTACGCGCCGTCGGCCGCGGGCGCGTCGGCCCGCATCATTTCCATCCATCCCTCTCCCGTCGCACGCGACAGCGCCATCGCGCAGGATCTCGCGCGCGTGCTGTGCTACAACCTTGGCCGCCTCTCCAGCTATGCCGCCGCCGGCGCGCTGGCAGGCGGCATCGCCGCCGGCCTGCTGCGCGGCGCCGACGTGCTGGGCTGGCTGGCGCCGGCGCAGCAGCTGGCGTATGCCGCGGCCAACCTAGTGCTGGTGCTGCTGGGCCTGTACCTGACGCAATGGTGGGGCGCGCTGGCGCGCATCGAACGATTGGGGCAGGGCCTGTGGGCGGCGGTGCGGCCGCTGGCTGCGCGCTTCATTCCCGTGGATACTCCCGCCAAGGCACTGGCGCTGGGCGGCCTGTGGGGCTGGCTGCCGTGCGGCATGGTCTACAGCGCCTTGCTCACCGCGCTGATGGCCGGCAGCGCCGTGGACGGCGCGCTGACCATGCTGGCCTTCGGCGCCGGCACCTTGCCGGTGTTGCTGGCGGCCGGCATCTCCGGCGCGCGGCTGCGCCGGCTGGCCTCGCGCCCGGCCTGGCGGCGCGCGGCCGGCATCGTGGTGCTGGCCTTCGGCGTGCTGGGGCTGCTGCGCGCCGCCGACATCGGCGGGCTGGGCATCGCGCGCGGCTGGATCGACGTGTTCTGCGCCAGCCCGGCGCACGGGAGCGGGCAATGA
- a CDS encoding heavy metal translocating P-type ATPase, with the protein MSGADGSGGRLCFHCGQPVPAGERLSLRIGNAARDMCCVGCQSVAQLIVDSGCEDFYLRRSAPSARVDPEQLLPPELALADLPAGADGEGDDAAQELVLSVDGLRCSACVWLIEKYLARQRGVRMAELNVANGRLHIRRDPALCSTSSILRGLRGLGYTAYPFDPLRQGEQARRASRRLFRQLFIAGLSMMQVMMYAVPVYMSPDGIEPDMMALMRWASLFLTLPAVCYSALPFFSGAWAGLRARAPGMDLPVAIGIGAAFIASAVATWRGEGEIWFDSVSMFIFLLLASRYLEAAARRKSAAALERMQQAFPAAALLLRDYPQGRETTLVAAAALQSGDVILARPGDTIAADARLIEGGAELDLSLLSGESRAQQFQAGQEAPGGAVNLSQPVLLRVERATRESTLAALTRLAEQAGAGKPALAQWADIVASRFVVALLALAAATFLAWHFIDPAQAWPTAIAVLVVSCPCALSLATPSALAAATDRLLREGTLVVRGNVLETLRRADTIVFDKTGTLTQGRPRLAALHLAAGGEAQSLAIAAAMERGSLHPLARSLVEEAARRGIAPAEAEQVESFTAAGMQCRIGGRLHRIGSQAFVAGLAGGRLPPALDARATAGAGSVYLGNEEGWLARFDLADALRPDAVATVAAFRALGLRTVLLSGDQADVCAEVARATGIAEVAAGCSPQRKLDYVRDLQRQGAVVAIVGDGINDAAMLRAGDVSFAMGRGAALAQVSADAVVMGDRLSSVADCARMAARAMRVVRQNLGWAAAYNFLAIPAAAFGWLNPWMSAVGMSLSSLLVVGNALRLSRAEPAAALPERVANGVPVLAGEA; encoded by the coding sequence ATGAGCGGGGCCGACGGCAGCGGCGGCCGGCTGTGCTTCCATTGCGGCCAGCCGGTGCCGGCCGGCGAACGCCTGTCGCTGCGCATCGGCAATGCCGCGCGCGACATGTGCTGCGTCGGCTGCCAAAGCGTGGCGCAGCTGATCGTCGACAGCGGCTGCGAGGATTTCTACCTGCGCCGCAGCGCGCCTTCGGCGCGCGTCGATCCCGAGCAATTGCTGCCGCCCGAATTGGCCCTGGCCGACCTGCCGGCCGGCGCCGATGGCGAGGGTGACGACGCCGCGCAAGAACTGGTGCTGTCGGTGGACGGCCTGCGCTGCTCGGCCTGCGTCTGGCTGATCGAAAAATACCTGGCGCGCCAGCGCGGCGTGCGCATGGCCGAGCTCAACGTGGCCAATGGCCGCCTGCATATCCGGCGCGACCCGGCGCTGTGCTCCACCTCGTCCATCCTGCGCGGCCTGCGCGGCCTCGGCTACACCGCCTATCCCTTCGACCCGCTGCGGCAAGGAGAGCAGGCGCGCCGCGCCTCGCGCCGGCTGTTCCGCCAGCTGTTCATCGCCGGCCTGTCGATGATGCAGGTGATGATGTACGCCGTGCCGGTGTACATGAGCCCGGACGGCATCGAGCCCGACATGATGGCGCTGATGCGCTGGGCCAGCCTGTTCCTGACCTTGCCTGCGGTGTGCTATTCGGCCTTGCCGTTCTTCTCCGGCGCCTGGGCCGGCCTGCGCGCCCGCGCGCCCGGCATGGACCTGCCGGTGGCCATCGGTATCGGCGCCGCCTTCATCGCCAGCGCGGTCGCCACCTGGCGCGGCGAGGGCGAGATCTGGTTCGACAGCGTCAGCATGTTCATCTTCCTGCTGCTGGCCAGCCGCTACCTGGAAGCGGCCGCGCGACGCAAGTCGGCGGCGGCGCTGGAGCGCATGCAGCAAGCCTTCCCCGCGGCGGCGCTGCTGCTGCGGGATTATCCGCAGGGGCGCGAGACCACGCTGGTGGCCGCCGCCGCGCTGCAGTCGGGCGACGTCATCCTGGCGCGCCCCGGCGACACCATCGCCGCCGACGCGCGGTTGATCGAAGGCGGCGCCGAGCTGGATCTTTCGCTGCTCTCCGGCGAAAGCCGGGCGCAGCAGTTCCAGGCCGGACAAGAGGCGCCCGGCGGCGCCGTCAACCTCAGCCAGCCGGTGCTGCTGCGGGTGGAGCGCGCCACCCGCGAAAGCACACTGGCCGCGTTGACGCGCCTGGCCGAGCAGGCCGGGGCCGGCAAGCCGGCGCTGGCGCAGTGGGCCGACATCGTCGCCTCGCGCTTCGTGGTGGCGCTGCTGGCGCTGGCCGCGGCCACTTTCCTGGCCTGGCATTTCATCGATCCGGCGCAGGCCTGGCCGACCGCCATCGCGGTGCTGGTGGTGTCCTGCCCGTGCGCGTTGTCGCTGGCCACGCCCTCGGCGCTGGCCGCCGCCACCGATCGCCTGCTGCGCGAAGGCACGCTGGTGGTGCGCGGCAACGTGCTGGAGACACTGCGGCGCGCCGACACCATCGTCTTCGACAAGACCGGCACCCTGACACAGGGCCGGCCACGCCTGGCCGCGTTGCATCTCGCCGCCGGCGGCGAGGCGCAGTCGCTGGCGATCGCCGCGGCGATGGAGCGCGGCAGCCTGCATCCGCTGGCCAGGTCGCTGGTGGAAGAAGCGGCGCGCCGCGGCATCGCGCCGGCGGAAGCGGAGCAGGTGGAATCCTTCACCGCCGCCGGCATGCAGTGCCGCATCGGCGGCCGCCTTCATCGCATCGGCTCGCAGGCCTTCGTCGCCGGGCTGGCCGGTGGCCGGCTGCCGCCGGCATTGGATGCGCGCGCGACGGCCGGAGCCGGTTCGGTCTACCTGGGTAATGAGGAGGGCTGGCTGGCGCGCTTCGACCTGGCCGACGCCTTGCGCCCGGATGCGGTGGCCACCGTGGCCGCCTTCCGCGCGCTGGGTTTGCGCACGGTGCTCTTGAGCGGCGACCAGGCCGACGTCTGCGCCGAGGTCGCGCGCGCCACGGGCATCGCCGAGGTGGCTGCCGGCTGCTCGCCCCAGCGGAAACTGGACTATGTGCGCGACCTGCAGCGCCAGGGCGCGGTGGTGGCCATCGTCGGCGACGGCATCAACGACGCCGCCATGCTGCGCGCCGGCGATGTGTCCTTCGCCATGGGACGCGGCGCGGCGCTGGCGCAGGTCAGCGCCGATGCGGTGGTGATGGGCGACCGCCTGTCCTCGGTGGCCGATTGCGCGCGCATGGCTGCGCGCGCGATGCGCGTGGTGCGGCAGAACCTGGGTTGGGCGGCGGCCTACAACTTCCTGGCGATTCCGGCGGCCGCCTTCGGCTGGCTGAATCCATGGATGTCGGCGGTGGGGATGTCCTTGAGTTCTCTGCTGGTGGTCGGCAATGCCTTGCGCCTGAGCCGGGCGGAGCCGGCTGCGGCTTTGCCGGAGCGGGTGGCGAACGGTGTGCCGGTGTTGGCGGGAGAGGCTTGA
- the ccoO gene encoding cytochrome-c oxidase, cbb3-type subunit II: MKFSHEWIEKNPWLLIALVVLVVSVGGLAEIVPLFFQKSTTEPIAGLKPYSALRLAGRDVYIREGCYNCHSQMIRPLRAETERYGHYSVAGESVYDHPFQWGSKRTGPDLARVGTRYSDEWHRAHLHNPRDVVPESNMPAYPWLERTRLDNYDIVARMRALKRIGDPYTEEEIKNAPAELLGKTEQDALIAYLQGLGVLIKAER, encoded by the coding sequence ATGAAGTTTTCGCATGAATGGATCGAGAAGAACCCCTGGCTGCTGATCGCCCTGGTAGTGCTGGTGGTGAGCGTGGGCGGCCTGGCCGAGATCGTGCCGCTGTTCTTCCAGAAGTCGACCACCGAGCCGATCGCCGGCCTGAAGCCTTATTCGGCGCTGCGCCTGGCCGGCCGCGACGTGTACATCCGCGAGGGCTGCTACAACTGCCACTCGCAGATGATCCGTCCGCTGCGCGCCGAGACCGAACGCTATGGCCACTATTCGGTGGCCGGCGAGTCGGTGTACGACCACCCGTTCCAGTGGGGTTCCAAGCGCACCGGGCCCGACCTGGCGCGCGTGGGCACCCGCTACAGCGACGAGTGGCATCGCGCCCACCTGCACAACCCGCGCGACGTGGTGCCGGAGTCGAACATGCCGGCCTATCCGTGGCTGGAGCGGACCAGGCTGGACAACTACGACATCGTCGCCCGCATGCGCGCACTGAAGCGCATCGGCGATCCCTACACCGAGGAAGAGATCAAGAACGCGCCGGCCGAGCTGCTCGGCAAGACCGAGCAGGATGCGCTGATCGCCTACCTGCAAGGATTGGGCGTGCTGATCAAGGCGGAGAGATAA
- a CDS encoding FixH family protein: MAIASPGLSPGASRAVPWYRQRWPWLLMSGPAVVVVAGVFTAWLAISRSDALVADDYYKQGKAINKDLSRDREAWRLGALIRLGYDPAARALRGKLQMQQAPAAGEEGATLFLSLVHPTQPGKDRTLIVKRAADGSFTAPLEELEQARWRLVAEDGSHAWRLHASWQWPQQREVEMSAEAYAPAQ, from the coding sequence ATGGCAATCGCATCTCCCGGCTTGTCTCCCGGCGCTTCGCGCGCCGTCCCCTGGTACCGCCAGCGCTGGCCCTGGCTGCTGATGTCGGGCCCGGCCGTAGTGGTGGTGGCCGGCGTATTCACCGCCTGGCTGGCCATCTCGCGCAGCGATGCGCTGGTGGCCGACGACTATTACAAGCAGGGCAAGGCCATCAACAAGGACCTGAGCCGCGACCGCGAGGCCTGGCGCCTTGGCGCGCTGATCCGCCTGGGCTACGATCCGGCCGCCCGCGCGCTGCGCGGCAAGCTGCAGATGCAGCAGGCGCCGGCGGCGGGCGAGGAAGGCGCCACCCTGTTCCTGAGCCTGGTGCATCCGACCCAGCCGGGCAAGGACCGCACGCTGATCGTCAAGCGCGCGGCCGACGGCAGCTTCACGGCGCCGCTGGAGGAGCTGGAGCAGGCGCGCTGGCGCCTGGTGGCCGAAGACGGCAGCCACGCCTGGCGGCTGCACGCCTCCTGGCAATGGCCGCAGCAGCGCGAGGTGGAAATGAGCGCCGAGGCCTATGCGCCGGCCCAATAG